One segment of Rosa chinensis cultivar Old Blush chromosome 6, RchiOBHm-V2, whole genome shotgun sequence DNA contains the following:
- the LOC112172543 gene encoding conserved oligomeric Golgi complex subunit 6, producing MDTKLAPGLSRKLKKVLDCRTDSPDVLSSLNTLSSFYAENTPQSRRNLRSSIEKRGLSINVDFLEASRAAQQALDRVEDEVNALANCCDKIAKALNSCSATTGDIITTTERLKQELNVTTQRQQIVSCFLRDYQLSNQEINALREEELNEDFFKALSHVQEIHANCKLLLRTHHQRAGLELMDMMAVYQEGAYERLCRWVQAECRQLGDSDNPQVSDLLRTAVRCLKERPVLFKYCAEEVANMRHNALFRRFISALTRGGPGGVPRPIEVHAHDPLRYVGDMLGWLHQALASERELVLALLDPDSIADSPTTNQMSKSQESDSQKTESDITFVLDRIFEGVCRPFKLRVEQVLQSQSSLIISYKLSNTLEFYSYTISDLLGRDTALSNTLWTLKDAAQKTFFDILKTRGEKLLRYPPLVAVDLSPPPAVREGVSVLLELVETHYSMMLQKKPPFDPVISALLDPIIQICEQAAEAHKSKGVGHSSRRSRMGSDSGQFSKSSVDALLSSSSAPSPQSSETSSKIFLINCLCAIQQPLLGHEVAAEYVKSLGAMIDRHIHGLVENEVDAILKRCGLSTKMSHFRDSVNKESGNTPLVEIEDTSPAALSESLKAFFGLVLGSDSSLPEFEQMQVPKLRAEACIQVAKALAETYDLTYEAIMDPKNGYSDPKSLARHPPDQIRTILGI from the exons ATGGACACGAAGCTGGCGCCGGGGCTCTCCCGGAAGTTGAAGAAGGTTCTGGACTGCCGCACCGACTCTCCCGACGTGCTCTCGTCCCTCAACACACTCTCATCCTTCTATGCCGAAAATACCCCTCAGTCGCGGCGCAATCTCAGATCGAGCATCGAGAAGCGAGGCCTCTCCATCAACGTCGACTTCCTCGAGGCGTCGCGTGCGGCGCAGCAGGCCCTGGATCGCGTGGAGGACGAGGTCAATGCCTTGGCCAATTGCTGCGACAAGATCGCCAAGGCTCTCAACAGCTGCAGTGCCACCACCGGTGACATTATCACCACCACCGAGCGGCTCAAGCAGGAGCTTAACGTCACCACTCAACGGCAGCAGATCGTCTCCTGCTTCCTCCGCGATTACCAGCTCTCCAACCAAGAG ATCAATGCTTTGAGGGAGGAAGAACTGAACGAGGACTTCTTCAAGGCGCTCTCTCACGTTCAGGAAATTCATGCTAATTGTAAACTGCTACTGAGGACTCATCACCAG CGTGCTGGTTTGGAGCTCATGGATATGATGGCTGTGTACCAAGAGGGAGCTTATGAACGCCTCTGCAG GTGGGTTCAGGCGGAATGTAGGCAGCTTGGTGACTCTGATAATCCTCAAGTTAGTGATCTTTTGAGAACCGCGGTTCGTTGCCTCAAGGAAAGGCCTGTGCTTTTTAAGTACTGTGCAGAAGAG GTAGCGAATATGAGGCATAATGCATTGTTCAGACGGTTTATCAGTGCTCTTACACGTGGAGGACCTGGAGGAGTGCCGCGACCTATTGAAGTTCATGCTCATGATCCATTACGATATGTTGGGGATATGCTGGGGTGGTTACATCAG GCCTTGGCATCTGAACGTGAACTTGTACTTGCACTACTTGATCCAGATTCTATTGCTGATAGTCCAACCACAAACCAAATGTCCAAGAGCCAAGAAAGTGATTCTCAGAAGACAGAGTCTGATATTACATTTGTTCTGGATAGAATATTTGAAGGAGTTTGCCGTCCATTTAAATTGAGAGTTGAACAAGTTTTGCAGTCTCAATCCAGTCTCATAATTTCATATAAACTAAGTAACACCCTGGAGTTTTACAGTTACACT ATATCAGATTTGCTTGGGAGAGATACAGCTTTATCTAATACCCTGTGGACACTGAAAGATGCTGCTCAGAAAACtttttttgatattttgaaAACCCGGGGGGAAAAGCTTTTGAGGTATCCTCCCCTGGTTGCTGTTGACCTTTCTCCACCCCCAGCTGTAAGAGAAGGAGTCTCTGTACTGCTTGAATTAGTTGAGACCCATTACAGCATGATGCTTCAGAAAAAGCCTCCTTTCGATCCAGTCATATCTGCTTTACTCGATCCAATTATTCAG ATATGTGAACAAGCAGCAGAGGCACACAAGTCCAAGGGAGTTGGCCATTCTTCAAGAAGAAGTAGAATGGGTTCTGATTCTGGTCAATTCAGTAAGTCCTCAGTTGATGCACTACTGTCCAGCAGTTCTGCCCCATCACCTCAG TCTAGTGAAACATCCTCCAAAATTTTCCTCATCAACTGCTTGTGTGCCATCCAACAACCATTGTTGGGACATGAGGTTGCAGCAGAGTATGTGAAGAGTCTTGGGGCAATGATAGACAGACACATACACGGTCTCGTAGAAAATGAAGTCGATGCGATCCTTAAAAGATGTGGCTTGTCAACCAAAATGTCTCACTTCCGAGACTCGGTCAACAAAGAGTCTGGCAATACTCCATTGGTAGAGATTGAGGACACTTCTCCAGCTGCTCTTTCTGAGAGTTTGAAGGCTTTCTTTGGGCTTGTTTTGGGAAGTGACAGCTCCCTGCCTGAATTTGAGCAGATGCAGGTTCCAAAGTTGCGTGCTGAAGCTTGCATCCAAGTGGCCAAAGCATTGGCAGAAACATATGACCTTACATACGAGGCAATTATGGATCCGAAGAATGGCTACTCAGATCCCAAGTCACTTGCAAGGCATCCTCCGGACCAGATAAGGACCATTTTAGGAATATGA
- the LOC112171755 gene encoding uncharacterized protein LOC112171755 — protein sequence MFRITSQMNLCGETVTQAMMLEKIFSTFHASNMVLQQQYQERGFTKYFDLISCLLVAKQNNELLLKNHQSRPTGSQPFPEANATFTSGHGNRHGGRHGKARNHGHRRGQGRKNGQARGGYNQQLGPRNNVKITKGNGQMINTHKNKDNACLRCGGKGHWAGTCHAEDHLVALYKASLQKKNVETNYIDHSDLWDSSEPMDITPLDVSDFFANNGSNFDDMTSGGILDDN from the coding sequence ATGTTCAGGATCACCTCCCAAATGAATCTTTGTGGAGAAACTGTAACTCAGGCCATGATGCTTGAAAAGATCTTCTCCACCTTTCATGCCTCAAATATGGTCTTACAGCAGCAATACCAAGAAAGAGGATTCACCAAATACTTTGATCTCATCTCTTGTCTTCTGGTGGCTAAGCAAAACAATGAGCTCTTATTGAAGAACCATCAGTCTCGCCCTACAGGATCACAACCATTCCCTGAAGCGAATGCTACTTTTACTAGTGGCCATGGCAATAGACATGGTGGAAGGCATGGCAAAGCCCGTAACCATGGTCATAGACGTGGTCAAGGTCGAAAAAATGGTCAAGCTCGTGGGGGCTACAACCAGCAGTTGGGCCCAAGGAACAATGTCAAGATTACTAAAGGAAATGGTCAGATGATCAACACTCATAAAAATAAAGACAATGCTTGTCTTAGATGTGGTGGTAAAGGCCATTGGGCTGGCACCTGTCATGCAGAAGACCATTTGGTGGCACTCTACAAAGCTTCCTTGCAAAAGAAAAATGTGGAGACAAACTACATTGACCACTCTGACCTTTGGGATTCATCTGAGCCTATGGACATTACTCCGCTTGATGTCTCGGATTTTTTTGCGAATAATGGAAGCAATTTTGATGATATGACCAGTGGTGGAATCCTTGACGACAACTAG
- the LOC112170003 gene encoding probable apyrase 7, which translates to MVFNRIANFFASLSSRWSSPQGGSAVSPPKSAAFAFANTARNKNLLRLSSSLQDFSSYSQLDIEDPNIATVTHSKPPPHSLQRETAAASSFSKEKSLPGGGGGGAPFSRNKWVRAFMFLCCVLLVGFLVYLVSMLVYSYWSKGEPKFYIVLDCGSTGTRVYVYQATLDNEKDNSFPIVMKSLTEGLQRKPKAHTGRAYDRMETEPGLDKLVHNVSGLKVAIKPLVQWAEKQIPKNAHKTTSLFLYATAGVRRLPSNDSKWLLDNAWSILKSSPFLCQRDWVRTISGLEEAYFGWIALNHHRGMFGAGPRKPTFGSLDLGGSSLQVTFESNEHVQKDTGLNIRIGAVNHHLTAYSLPGYGLNDAFDKSVGRLFERLPEVNKTELVNGKGELKHPCLQSGYKEQYICSQCVSKFQEGGSPVIAKKSLGKGGRSGVSLTLIGAPNWEECGKLARVAVNLSEWSNITPALDCDVQPCALPDGLPRPYGNFYAISGFFVVYRFFNLTSESSLDDVLEKGRQFCERTWEAAKKSVAPQPFIEQYCFRAPYIAFLLREGLHIIDNQITIGSGSITWTQGVALLEAGKTLSTGLGFRSYEVLRMKINPLFLLSVLFISLILLLCALSCIANWMPKIFWRPYLPLFWTNNASSASGIPSPFRFQRWSPIIPGDGRVKTPLSPTIAGGVQQRPFGLGHGLNNSGGIQLMESSLYPSSSSISHSYSSNSLGQMQFDSSSMGSFWSPHRSQMRLQSRRSQSREDLNSSLTEAHMAKV; encoded by the exons ATGGTGTTTAATCGAATTGCCAATTTCTTTGCTTCTCTATCGAGTCGTTGGTCTAGCCCTCAGGGTGGTTCCGCTGTATCGCCTCCCAAATCTGCTGCTTTTGCCTTTGCAAACACCGCACGCAACAAGAACCTTCTCAGACTCTCATCGTCTCTCCAGGATTTCTCATCTTATAGCCAGCTTGATATCGAAGATCCCAATATCGCAACTGTGACACATTCGAAACCCCCTCCTCATTCATTGCAGAGAGAAACTGCTGCTGCCTCCAGCTTTTCAAAGGAGAAATCACtgccaggaggaggaggaggaggagccccATTTTCGCGCAACAAGTGGGTACGAGCCTTCATGTTTCTTTGCTGTGTTTTGTTggttggttttctagtttatttggTTTCCATGTTGGTTTATTCGTACTGGTCTAAAGGAGAGCCCAAATTCTATATTGTGCTGGATTGTGGAAGTACTGGGACTAGAGTTTATGTATATCAGGCAACCTTGGACAACGAGAAAGATAACAGTTTTCCGATTGTCATGAAGTCATTAACAGAAGGTCTTCAAAGAAAACCTAAGGCTCACACAGGGCGAGCTTATGATCGGATGGAAACTGAGCCTGGGCTCGACAAGTTGGTGCACAATGTCTCAGGGTTGAAGGTTGCAATAAAACCACTTGTTCAATGGGCAGAGAAGCAAATCCCAAAGAATGCACACAAGACAACCTCACTCTTCCTCTATGCAACTGCAGGGGTTCGTAGGCTGCCGAGTAATGATTCAAAATGGCTTCTAGATAATGCATGGTCTATACTCAAGAGTTCACCTTTCTTGTGCCAAAGAGATTGGGTTAGGACTATCAGTGGCCTGGAAGAAGCTTACTTTGGCTGGATAGCCCTTAACCATCATAGGGGTATGTTTGGGGCGGGACCTAGAAAGCCAACATTTGGTTCGCTTGACTTGGGTGGTTCATCACTGCAGGTTACATTTGAGAGTAATGAACATGTGCAAAAAGACACCGGTTTAAACATTAGAATTGGGGCTGTGAACCATCATCTCACTGCGTATTCTCTCCCTGGTTATGGTTTAAATGATGCGTTTGACAAGTCTGTGGGTCGTCTCTTCGAGAGGCTTCCAGAAGTCAATAAGACAGAACTAGTGAATGGGAAGGGAGAACTTAAGCATCCTTGCCTGCAGTCTGGGTATAAGGAGCAATACATTTGCTCTCAATGTGTTTCGAAATTCCAAGAAGGTGGAAGCCCTGTGATTGCAAAAAAGAGTTTGGGCAAAGGAGGAAGATCAGGGGTTTCTCTGACGCTCATCGGTGCTCCAAATTGGGAGGAGTGTGGTAAACTAGCAAGAGTTGCTGTTAATTTATCGGAATGGTCCAATATAACACCTGCACTCGATTGTGACGTGCAACCTTGTGCTCTTCCAGATGGTTTACCCCGACCTTATGGAAATTTTTATGCAATTTCAGGATTTTTTGTGGTTTATCGGTTTTTCAATTTGACTTCTGAGTCGTCACTGGATGATGTTTTGGAAAAGGGTCGGCAGTTTTGTGAAAGAACTTGGGAAGCTGCAAAGAAGAGTGTTGCTCCTCAGCCTTTCATTGAACAGTACTGTTTTAGGGCACCATATATTGCATTCTTGTTGAGGGAGGGCTTGCACATTATAGACAATCAAATCACCATTGGTTCTGGAAGTATCACGTGGACACAGGGGGTTGCTCTGCTGGAAGCTGGAAAGACACTCTCGACCGGACTGGGGTTTCGCAGTTACGAAGTACTCCGGATGAAAATAAACCCATTATTTCTTCTTTCAGTTTTGTTTATATCATTGATTTTACTCCTTTGTGCATTATCATGTATTGCCAATTGGATGCCaaaaattttctggaggccaTATCTCCCGCTGTTTTGGACCAATAATGCCTCTTCTGCATCTGGTATTCCATCTCCTTTCCGGTTCCAGCGCTGGAGTCCTATTATTCCCG GGGATGGAAGAGTAAAGACGCCTCTAAGTCCAACAATTGCAGGTGGAGTCCAACAAAGACCATTTGGATTGGGACATGGTCTCAACAACAGTGGTGGAATCCAACTAATGGAGTCTTCCTTGTACCCATCAAGTAGCAGCATCTCCCATAGTTATTCGTCAAATAGCCTGGGCCAGATGCAATTTGACAGTAGTAGCATGGGCTCCTTCTGGTCTCCTCACAGATCTCAGATGCGTCTTCAAAGCAGGCGATCACAGTCTCGAGAAGACCTCAATTCTTCTCTGACTGAGGCACACATGGCAAAAGTATAA
- the LOC112172324 gene encoding protein root UVB sensitive 1, chloroplastic, translating into MGCASKSLFTQGSTIHFPPPPRPYAAAAPCSSPLKSTPLFSSLRLTSPPQFRSHVLPPLKHLLTAPALLPASGGSDAGDNNNAGGGGWNNPFDSSSSWWWHDDNDNGGGSHNLILFSSILLASVACCLCQLRLAYALASEEEDVESVWEVKGGKWTKLVPDFVRDGFVAANGGGLASISFGSLWLQCKDLFVQLMLPEGFPHSVTRDYLDYSLWRAVQGVASQVSGVLATQALLYAVGLGKGAIPTAAAVNWVLKDGIGYLSKIMLSKYGRHFDVNPKGWRLFADLMENAAFGMEMLTPAFPNYFLLIGAAAGAGRSAAALIQAATRSCFYAGFAAQRNFAEVIAKGEAQGMVSKFIGIMLGIALANQIGSSTSLGLASFSVVTCIHMFCNLKSYQAIQIRTLNPYRASLVFSEYLLSGQAPPVKEVNEEEPLFPAVPFLNWKPANRAPPTILSSEAKDAAAEIEQRLQLGSKLSDLINNKEDVLALFSLFKEEGYILTEHRGRYCVVLKETSSLQDMLKALFHVNYLYWLEKNAGYEAKGTSIDCRPGGRLEMSLDYVRREFDHVKTDGESAGWVTDGLIARPAPNRIRPGYEASSVAC; encoded by the exons ATGGGTTGCGCTTCCAAGTCCTTGTTCACCCAAGGAAGCACTATCCATTTCCCACCTCCACCGCGTCCCTACGCCGCCGCCGCGCCATGCTCCTCTCCTCTAAAATCAACTCCACTCTTCTCTTCCCTCCGTCTCACTTCACCGCCACAGTTTCGCTCTCACGTCCTGCCGCCTTTAAAACACTTGCTCACCGCACCAGCTCTCCTGCCGGCCAGTGGCGGCTCCGACGCCGGAGACAACAACAATGCCGGCGGCGGCGGTTGGAATAATCCATTCGACTCATCATCCTCATGGTGGTGGCATGACGACAACGACAACGGTGGTGGATCTCATAACCTCATTTTGTTCTCGTCTATATTGTTGGCCTCCGTGGCGTGTTGCTTGTGCCAGCTCAGGCTGGCGTATGCCCTAGCGTCGGAGGAGGAGGATGTTGAGTCTGTGTGGGAAGTGAAGGGAGGCAAGTGGACAAAGCTCGTTCCTGATTTTGTGAGGGACGGCTTTGTTGCTGCCAATGGCGGTGGCTTGGCTTCAATAAGCTTTGGGAGTCTTTGGCTGCAATGCAAGGATCTGTTTGTGCAATTGATGCTTCCAGAAGGCTTTCCTCATAGTGTTACTAGAGATTATCTGGACTACTCTCTCTGGAGAGCAGTTCAGGGCGTCGCTAGCCAAGTCAGTGGTGTGCTTGCCACACAG gcttTGCTTTATGCTGTTGGATTGGGAAAAGGAGCTATTCCTACAGCTGCGGCAGTGAATTGGGTGCTTAAGGATGGGATTGGATACCTGAGCAAGATTATGCTCTCGAAATATGGGAGGCATTTTGATGTCAATCCGAAAGGGTGGAGGCTGTTTGCTGATCTTATGGAAAATGCTGCTTTTGGAATGGAAATGCTCACTCCTGCATTTCCCAATTATTTTCTCTTGATTGGTGCTGCTGCCGGCGCAGGGCGCTCAGCTGCTGCACTTATCCAG GCTGCTACCAGGAGCTGTTTCTATGCTGGTTTTGCTGCTCAGAGGAACTTTGCTGAG GTTATTGCTAAGGGTGAAGCTCAGGGAATGGTGAGCAAGTTTATCGGTATCATGCTTGGTATAGCATTGGCTAACCAGATAGGCTCTTCTACGTCTCTTGGCCTAGCTTCTTTTAGTGTGGTCACTTGCATCCACATGTTCTGCAATCTGAAATCGTATCAAGCCATTCAAATAAGGACTTTAAATCCTTATCGTGCAA GTTTGGTTTTCAGCGAATATCTGCTTAGTGGCCAAGCACCTCCTGTCAAAGAGGTGAACGAGGAGGAACCGCTTTTTCCAGCTGTACCGTTTCTTAACTGGAAGCCAGCAAACAGA GCACCGCCAACAATATTATCTTCAGAAGCGAAGGATGCAGCTGCTGAAATTGAGCAAAGGCTGCAGTTGGGATCCAAGCTCAGTGATCTAATCAACAACAAGGAGGATGTGCTTGCACTGTTCAGTTTATTTAAAGAAGAAGGCTATATTTTGACTGAACACAGGGGAAGATACTGT GTGGTTCTTAAAGAAACATCTTCACTACAAGACATGCTCAAAGCACTGTTCCATGTCAATTATTTGTATTGGTTGGAGAAGAATGCCGGATATGAAGCAAAAGGAACTTCCATTGACTGCAGACCAGGTGGAAGACTGGAAATGTCTCTAGATTATGTGCGGAGGGAGTTCGACCACGTCAAAACTGATGGGGAATCAGCGGGTTGGGTTACAGATGGTCTTATTGCAAGACCTGCACCTAATAGAATTCGTCCGGGTTATGAGGCCTCATCAGTTGCTTGCTGA
- the LOC112172328 gene encoding mitochondrial pyruvate carrier 4, translated as MASSKIQALWNHPAGPKTIHFWAPTFKWGISIANIADFSKPPENLSYPQQIAVACTGIVWSRYSTVITPKNWNLFSVNVAMAGTGLYQLSRKIRHDYFSEAEPAVAEQ; from the exons ATGGCGTCTTCAAAGATCCAAGCGCTGTGGAACCACCCGGCCGGCCCTAAAACCA TTCATTTTTGGGCACCAACTTTTAAATGGGGCATCAGCATAGCTAATATTGCTGACTTCTCTAAACCACCTGAAAATCTTTCATATCCTCAGCAAATAG CCGTTGCATGCACTGGAATTGTCTGGTCACGCTATAGTACTGTTATCACTCCT AAGAACTGGAATCTTTTTAGTGTCAACGTAGCAATGGCCGGGACAGGCCTCTACCAACTCTCACGGAAAATACG GCATGACTATTTCTCTGAGGCAGAACCAGCTGTTGCAGAACAATGA
- the LOC112172327 gene encoding protein root UVB sensitive 1, chloroplastic isoform X2, with product MGCASKSLFTQGSTIHFPPPPRPYAAAPCSSPLKSTPLFSFTSPPQFRAHLLPPLTHLLTAPAFLPASGGSDAGDNNNAGGGGGWNNPFDSSSSWWWHDDNGGGSHNLILFSSILLASVACCVCQLRLAYALASEEEDVESVWEVKGGKWTKLVPEFVRDGFVAANGGGLASISFGSLWLQCKNLFVQLMLPEGFPHSVTSDYLDYSLWRAVQGVASQVSGVLAKKALLYAVGLGKGAIPTAAAVNWELKVGIGYLSKIMLLKYGRHFDVNLKGRSLSGSSIWF from the exons atgggTTGCGCTTCCAAGTCCTTGTTCACCCAAGGAAGCACTATCCATTTCCCACCTCCACCGCGTCCCTACGCCGCCGCGCCATGCTCCTCTCCTCTAAAATCCACTCCACTCTTCTCTTTCACTTCACCGCCACAGTTTCGCGCTCACCTCCTGCCGCCTTTAACACATTTACTCACCGCACCTGCTTTCCTGCCGGCCAGCGGCGGCTCCGACGCCGGAGACAACAACAAtgccggcggcggcggcggttgGAATAATCCATTCGACTCATCATCCTCATGGTGGTGGCATGACGACAACGGTGGTGGATCTCATAACCTCATTTTGTTCTCGTCTATATTGTTGGCCTCCGTGGCGTGTTGCGTGTGCCAGCTCAGGCTGGCGTATGCCCTAGCGTCGGAGGAGGAGGATGTTGAGTCTGTGTGGGAAGTGAAGGGAGGCAAGTGGACAAAGCTCGTTCCTGAATTTGTGAGGGACGGCTTTGTTGCTGCCAATGGCGGTGGCTTGGCTTCAATAAGCTTTGGGAGTCTTTGGCTGCAATGCAAGAATCTGTTTGTGCAATTGATGCTTCCAGAAGGCTTTCCTCATAGTGTTACTAGTGATTATCTGGACTACTCTCTCTGGAGAGCAGTTCAGGGCGTCGCTAGCCAAGTCAGTGGTGTGCTTGCCAA aaaggcttTGCTTTATGCTGTTGGATTGGGGAAAGGAGCTATTCCTACAGCTGCGGCAGTGAATTGGGAGCTTAAGGTTGGGATTGGATACCTGAGCAAGATTATGCTCTTGAAATATGGGAGGCATTTTGATGTCAATCTGAAAGGGCGAAGTTTATCAGGTTCTTCTATTTGGTTTTAA
- the LOC112172327 gene encoding protein root UVB sensitive 1, chloroplastic isoform X3, which produces MGCASKSLFTQGSTIHFPPPPRPYAAAPCSSPLKSTPLFSFTSPPQFRAHLLPPLTHLLTAPAFLPASGGSDAGDNNNAGGGGGWNNPFDSSSSWWWHDDNGGGSHNLILFSSILLASVACCVCQLRLAYALASEEEDVESVWEVKGGKWTKLVPEFVRDGFVAANGGGLASISFGSLWLQCKNLFVQLMLPEGFPHSVTSDYLDYSLWRAVQGVASQVSGVLAKLPHRLCFMLLDWGKELFLQLRQ; this is translated from the exons atgggTTGCGCTTCCAAGTCCTTGTTCACCCAAGGAAGCACTATCCATTTCCCACCTCCACCGCGTCCCTACGCCGCCGCGCCATGCTCCTCTCCTCTAAAATCCACTCCACTCTTCTCTTTCACTTCACCGCCACAGTTTCGCGCTCACCTCCTGCCGCCTTTAACACATTTACTCACCGCACCTGCTTTCCTGCCGGCCAGCGGCGGCTCCGACGCCGGAGACAACAACAAtgccggcggcggcggcggttgGAATAATCCATTCGACTCATCATCCTCATGGTGGTGGCATGACGACAACGGTGGTGGATCTCATAACCTCATTTTGTTCTCGTCTATATTGTTGGCCTCCGTGGCGTGTTGCGTGTGCCAGCTCAGGCTGGCGTATGCCCTAGCGTCGGAGGAGGAGGATGTTGAGTCTGTGTGGGAAGTGAAGGGAGGCAAGTGGACAAAGCTCGTTCCTGAATTTGTGAGGGACGGCTTTGTTGCTGCCAATGGCGGTGGCTTGGCTTCAATAAGCTTTGGGAGTCTTTGGCTGCAATGCAAGAATCTGTTTGTGCAATTGATGCTTCCAGAAGGCTTTCCTCATAGTGTTACTAGTGATTATCTGGACTACTCTCTCTGGAGAGCAGTTCAGGGCGTCGCTAGCCAAGTCAGTGGTGTGCTTGCCAAGTTGCCACACAG gcttTGCTTTATGCTGTTGGATTGGGGAAAGGAGCTATTCCTACAGCTGCGGCAGTGA
- the LOC112172327 gene encoding mitochondrial pyruvate carrier 4 isoform X4, which produces MASSKLQALWNHPAGPKTIHFWAPTFKWGIITANIADFSKPPENLPYPQQIAVACTGIIWSRYCTVITPKNWNLFSVNVAMAGTGLYQLSRKIRQDYFSEAEPGVAEQ; this is translated from the exons ATGGCGTCTTCAAAGCTCCAAGCGCTGTGGAACCACCCGGCCGGCCCTAAAACCA TTCATTTTTGGGCACCGACTTTTAAATGGGGCATCATCACAGCTAATATTGCTGACTTCTCTAAACCACCTGAAAATCTTCCATATCCTCAGCAAATAG CCGTTGCATGCACTGGAATTATCTGGTCACGCTATTGTACTGTTATCACTCCT AAGAACTGGAATCTTTTTAGTGTCAACGTAGCAATGGCCGGGACAGGCCTCTACCAACTCTCACGGAAAATACG GCAGGACTATTTCTCTGAGGCAGAACCAGGTGTTGCAGAACAATGA